The following are from one region of the Vibrio hyugaensis genome:
- a CDS encoding RelA/SpoT domain-containing protein, with translation MSLFLRTTALMLLVLSRAPAFAALPNVTNNEQDRSASQNEVCSKLFKHSLSGLYGIQSIDSKPTQPYSDFDVLYSKAHQAQFELETICKSTALLTDAQPYFAGVKSQHRAEEKIVHELDGQVNRITDLARATIVADDVASLVSVYEALERETTIVKVKNRFKKPTASGYRDLNLLVRLPKTNLVAEVQLHLKAIADVKNGPEHDLYEQIQKLERQALVEDRHLNDLEMASIRNMRTQSKNLYQEAWHPYLTTHLEAA, from the coding sequence ATGAGCTTATTTCTACGTACTACAGCATTGATGCTTCTAGTACTAAGCCGTGCGCCGGCGTTCGCCGCACTTCCAAATGTCACAAATAACGAACAAGATCGTTCAGCTAGTCAAAACGAAGTTTGTTCAAAATTGTTCAAGCATAGCCTTAGTGGTTTGTATGGCATTCAGTCAATCGACTCCAAACCAACTCAGCCTTATTCAGATTTCGACGTACTTTACAGCAAAGCTCACCAAGCGCAGTTCGAGCTAGAAACTATCTGTAAAAGTACTGCCCTTCTTACTGATGCTCAGCCTTACTTTGCTGGCGTTAAATCTCAGCACCGTGCCGAAGAGAAAATTGTTCACGAATTGGACGGTCAAGTAAACCGAATCACTGACCTAGCACGTGCGACCATTGTTGCTGACGATGTAGCAAGCTTGGTTTCGGTATACGAAGCGTTAGAGCGTGAAACAACGATAGTTAAAGTGAAAAACCGCTTTAAAAAACCAACCGCTTCCGGTTATCGAGACCTAAACCTCTTAGTTCGCTTGCCTAAGACCAACCTCGTTGCCGAAGTGCAACTGCATTTAAAAGCTATTGCGGATGTAAAAAACGGTCCAGAACACGACTTATATGAACAGATTCAGAAATTAGAGCGTCAAGCTCTAGTGGAGGATCGCCATTTGAATGACTTAGAAATGGCATCAATTAGAAACATGCGTACGCAATCTAAAAACTTGTATCAAGAGGCATGGCATCCATACCTAACGACACACTTAGAAGCGGCATAA
- the cdd gene encoding cytidine deaminase, with protein MKSRIEQALASAPEALSTHFAPIVLADDFDATISEQQFDELLNATNLSDKELRVALLPFAAAFSYAPISEFYVGAIVRGLSGRLYFGANMEFFGVQLGQTVHAEQCAISHAWMKGEHGVKDITINYSPCGHCRQFMNELSTAKELKIQLPEREEKSLHHYLPEAFGPADLGIESGLMAEVKHEFVCDEDDALIQKAVNAMNISHAPYTNNLSGIALEMNSGRVFQGAYAENAAFNPSLPPLQVALIQILMSGEQFEDIKAAALVENSQGKISHLADTQSTLEALNPDIPVSFVNV; from the coding sequence ATGAAAAGTCGCATTGAACAGGCGCTAGCAAGCGCTCCTGAAGCACTTTCAACACATTTTGCTCCTATCGTTCTCGCTGACGATTTTGATGCCACTATTTCTGAGCAACAGTTTGATGAGCTGCTGAACGCTACCAACCTTTCAGACAAAGAGCTTCGTGTTGCTCTACTTCCTTTTGCCGCAGCGTTTTCTTACGCTCCGATTTCTGAGTTTTATGTAGGTGCGATTGTTCGCGGCCTATCAGGTCGTCTTTATTTTGGCGCGAACATGGAGTTTTTCGGTGTTCAGCTAGGTCAAACCGTTCATGCTGAGCAGTGCGCTATTAGCCACGCTTGGATGAAAGGCGAACATGGCGTAAAAGACATTACCATCAACTACAGCCCTTGTGGTCACTGCCGTCAGTTCATGAATGAACTAAGCACCGCGAAAGAACTGAAGATCCAATTACCAGAACGTGAAGAAAAGTCACTTCATCACTACCTTCCTGAAGCGTTTGGTCCAGCAGATCTAGGCATTGAGTCAGGTCTTATGGCAGAGGTGAAGCACGAGTTTGTTTGTGATGAAGACGATGCTTTAATCCAAAAAGCCGTCAATGCGATGAACATCAGCCACGCGCCATACACTAACAACTTAAGCGGTATTGCGCTTGAGATGAACAGCGGTCGCGTATTCCAAGGCGCGTATGCAGAGAATGCAGCGTTCAACCCTAGCCTTCCTCCACTTCAAGTTGCTCTGATTCAGATCTTGATGTCGGGTGAGCAGTTTGAAGACATCAAAGCAGCAGCCTTGGTTGAAAACTCACAAGGCAAGATCAGTCACCTAGCTGATACTCAATCAACGCTAGAAGCACTAAATCCTGATATTCCAGTGAGTTTTGTGAACGTTTAA
- a CDS encoding LrgB family protein, translating into MWLLVTIVVFLAARQIAIKVNNPIANPLLISIAVLIPLLTFLKVPFETYYTDNEYISFLLQPAVVALAYPLYEQLPQIKANWRIIALACSLGSVMSMLTATLIAVAFKADISLIASLVGKSVTTPIAMEISSHLGGEAAVAAILVLIVGLFGAILAYPIFNLIGIKHPIARGLTMGTVSHALGTATCAEKQPGDAAFSSLALVLCGIITSILAPSFFALAVWLYQ; encoded by the coding sequence ATGTGGTTACTTGTCACTATTGTTGTTTTCCTAGCAGCACGTCAAATCGCCATTAAGGTCAATAATCCTATCGCGAATCCGCTACTGATCAGTATCGCTGTGTTAATTCCATTGCTTACCTTTTTGAAGGTACCGTTCGAGACTTACTATACCGATAACGAGTACATCAGTTTCTTACTCCAACCGGCTGTCGTAGCACTAGCATATCCACTCTATGAACAGCTCCCTCAAATCAAAGCGAACTGGCGTATTATTGCTCTGGCCTGTTCTTTGGGCAGTGTGATGTCTATGTTGACAGCGACACTGATTGCCGTTGCGTTCAAAGCAGATATTAGCCTAATTGCGAGTTTAGTGGGTAAATCGGTAACGACGCCTATCGCAATGGAGATCTCTAGCCACTTAGGTGGTGAAGCCGCTGTTGCCGCCATTCTTGTGCTTATTGTTGGCTTATTCGGTGCGATTTTGGCGTATCCAATCTTCAATCTTATCGGCATCAAACACCCTATTGCGCGCGGATTAACAATGGGTACCGTTTCCCACGCGCTTGGCACCGCAACTTGCGCAGAGAAACAACCCGGTGATGCTGCCTTTTCATCACTCGCACTCGTGTTGTGCGGTATTATCACATCGATACTTGCGCCAAGCTTCTTTGCTCTAGCCGTTTGGTTATACCAATAA
- the purT gene encoding formate-dependent phosphoribosylglycinamide formyltransferase: MFGTATSTHATRVLLLGSGELGKEVAIECQRLGLEVIACDRYADAPAMQVAHRSYVIDMLDGQALEEIINKEQPAYVVPEIEAIATDKLVELEEKGLNVVPTAKATKLTMNREGIRRLAAEELALNTSPYQFADSFEDFKAAVEHVGIPCVVKPVMSSSGKGQSVIKTEDDVQAAWDYAQEGGRTGAGRVIVEGFIDFDYEITLLTVRAVDGVHFCAPIGHRQEDGDYRESWQPQAMSDNAIKAAEYTAEKVVNALGGYGIFGVELFVKGDKVIFNEVSPRPHDTGMVTMISQEMSEFALHVRAFTGMPINSIVQYGPSASAVILGQGTSTDIRFDNIAKALAQPQTQVRLFGKPEIDGRRRLGVVLTRRKTIEDSIEDAVNSASKVQIVY, from the coding sequence ATGTTCGGTACTGCTACTAGCACTCATGCTACCCGTGTATTACTTTTGGGCTCTGGCGAGCTTGGTAAAGAAGTGGCAATTGAATGCCAACGTCTTGGTTTGGAAGTAATCGCATGCGACCGTTATGCCGATGCTCCAGCGATGCAAGTAGCGCATCGTAGCTACGTCATCGACATGCTTGATGGTCAGGCACTGGAAGAGATCATCAACAAAGAGCAACCTGCTTACGTGGTTCCTGAAATTGAAGCCATCGCGACAGATAAATTAGTCGAATTAGAAGAGAAAGGCTTGAATGTTGTTCCTACAGCGAAAGCAACTAAGTTAACAATGAACCGTGAAGGCATTCGCCGCCTTGCTGCTGAAGAGTTGGCGCTAAACACTTCCCCTTATCAGTTTGCTGATAGCTTTGAGGACTTTAAAGCGGCAGTAGAACATGTTGGTATCCCATGTGTTGTGAAGCCAGTGATGAGCTCTTCAGGTAAAGGTCAAAGCGTAATCAAAACAGAAGACGACGTGCAAGCGGCTTGGGACTATGCACAAGAAGGCGGTCGCACGGGTGCTGGTCGTGTCATTGTTGAGGGCTTTATTGATTTCGATTACGAAATTACGCTCCTGACGGTACGTGCAGTTGATGGAGTGCATTTCTGTGCCCCGATCGGACATCGCCAAGAAGATGGTGACTACCGAGAATCATGGCAACCTCAAGCAATGTCCGACAACGCCATCAAAGCGGCTGAATACACAGCAGAGAAAGTCGTTAATGCACTAGGTGGCTACGGCATCTTTGGTGTAGAGCTGTTTGTTAAAGGCGATAAGGTTATTTTTAACGAAGTTTCCCCTCGCCCACACGACACTGGCATGGTAACCATGATTTCTCAAGAAATGTCTGAATTTGCACTTCATGTTCGCGCGTTTACTGGTATGCCGATTAACAGCATCGTTCAGTATGGTCCTTCAGCATCAGCAGTCATTCTTGGGCAAGGCACCTCCACCGATATCCGCTTTGATAATATTGCAAAAGCACTGGCTCAACCACAAACACAAGTTCGCTTGTTTGGTAAGCCAGAAATCGACGGTCGCCGTCGCTTAGGTGTCGTTTTAACGCGCCGTAAAACTATTGAAGATTCGATTGAAGATGCAGTGAACAGCGCATCTAAAGTACAGATCGTTTACTGA
- a CDS encoding thiopurine S-methyltransferase, translating into MRDQEFWHNKWASNQIGFHLDDVNPLLPVFWQRTNPKREDIVLAPLCGKSEDLIWLATKHDEVQGVELSQIAVRAFFAEHFYTPTVTSINGMHELYQFDELSIYTGDFFTAPVSKADIIYDRAALVALPQEMREEYVARLKQLLNPGGRILLVTLNYPQDEMSGPPFSVPVEEIEQLFAGYKVTCLNVDQADENHPKIAKKGLSRFSEEVYLIESE; encoded by the coding sequence ATGAGAGATCAAGAATTTTGGCACAACAAATGGGCGAGTAACCAAATCGGTTTTCACCTAGATGATGTAAACCCACTATTGCCAGTATTTTGGCAACGCACCAACCCAAAACGTGAAGACATCGTGTTGGCTCCTCTGTGTGGTAAGTCTGAAGACCTAATTTGGCTTGCGACGAAACATGACGAGGTTCAAGGTGTTGAGCTAAGCCAAATTGCGGTAAGAGCATTTTTTGCAGAGCATTTCTATACCCCGACCGTTACGTCGATTAACGGCATGCATGAGCTGTATCAGTTCGACGAGCTGTCCATTTATACGGGTGACTTTTTTACTGCGCCAGTTTCTAAAGCCGATATCATTTATGATCGTGCAGCCTTGGTTGCATTGCCTCAAGAGATGCGAGAAGAATACGTAGCTCGTCTTAAGCAACTGTTGAACCCTGGCGGACGTATTTTACTTGTGACTCTTAACTACCCACAGGATGAGATGTCAGGACCTCCATTTAGCGTGCCAGTCGAAGAGATTGAACAGTTGTTTGCGGGTTATAAGGTAACTTGTTTGAATGTCGACCAAGCCGACGAAAACCATCCGAAAATTGCGAAGAAAGGTCTAAGTCGCTTCTCTGAAGAAGTGTACTTAATAGAGAGCGAATAA
- a CDS encoding metallophosphoesterase family protein: MRTVIQISDCHLSDESSFNRLRKALNTAQNETTCDTLLLTGDLCCNPRASDYQALLAFLNKHIQNKHVYAIAGNHDDFILMKEEFRDSSVDVVEKAEIHGREVLFLDSSAKPLDEHHPLGSGRVDNRGVARFKRQLRHATNPIVVVHHPIIPVGSDWMKAICLENDASLLALLTKHRVQDVICGHGHDALTVTKQGVTQHMAPATAYGFDHSIDEYNRSEKIGVSKICFEDERINVETIWL, translated from the coding sequence GTGCGTACCGTTATCCAAATTAGTGATTGCCACTTAAGCGATGAATCCAGCTTTAACCGCCTTCGCAAAGCCCTTAACACGGCTCAAAATGAAACAACCTGTGACACTCTCTTACTGACTGGAGACCTATGTTGCAACCCTAGGGCTAGCGACTATCAAGCTTTGCTTGCGTTCTTAAATAAACATATCCAAAACAAACACGTTTATGCCATTGCAGGCAACCATGATGACTTCATCCTAATGAAAGAAGAATTTCGTGATAGCAGCGTTGATGTTGTTGAAAAAGCGGAAATTCATGGGCGAGAAGTATTGTTTTTAGATTCGAGCGCTAAACCATTAGATGAACACCATCCTCTTGGCTCTGGCCGAGTTGATAACCGTGGAGTAGCCCGCTTTAAACGGCAGCTTCGTCATGCAACCAACCCGATTGTCGTTGTCCACCATCCCATTATTCCTGTCGGCTCAGACTGGATGAAAGCGATTTGTTTGGAGAACGATGCAAGCTTACTTGCGCTTTTGACTAAGCATCGAGTTCAAGATGTAATTTGCGGGCATGGTCATGATGCACTAACGGTGACGAAACAAGGTGTGACTCAACATATGGCCCCCGCCACCGCTTACGGCTTTGACCACAGTATTGACGAATACAACCGAAGTGAAAAGATTGGTGTGAGTAAGATTTGCTTTGAAGATGAAAGGATCAACGTGGAGACAATTTGGCTCTAG
- a CDS encoding CidA/LrgA family protein, whose protein sequence is MIKDRLLQLIHLLISLALIMGALGIGNTIQKFAGISVPGSVLGMLVLFFSMTLGFVKVEWVKPGATLFIRYMILLFVPISVGLMQHFDMLLANALPIIASAVGGSLIVLVSLAWFLDYLLKEKH, encoded by the coding sequence ATGATTAAAGACCGATTACTACAGCTGATCCATTTGCTTATTTCCCTCGCACTTATTATGGGAGCACTTGGTATCGGCAACACAATTCAAAAATTCGCTGGCATCTCCGTTCCCGGAAGTGTTCTTGGTATGCTTGTGCTGTTTTTCTCTATGACCCTTGGCTTCGTCAAAGTCGAATGGGTTAAGCCTGGCGCGACGCTTTTCATTCGCTACATGATCTTATTGTTCGTCCCAATCAGTGTTGGTTTGATGCAGCACTTTGATATGTTGTTGGCGAATGCGCTGCCAATTATTGCGAGTGCAGTAGGCGGCTCACTGATCGTATTGGTCAGCTTAGCGTGGTTCTTAGATTACTTGCTGAAGGAGAAACACTAA
- a CDS encoding AEC family transporter produces MFHQVISILFPVFALACAGYLVGRYIKPDFRPINRINMDVFTPALVFSSLVSMPLDIGQVPLLLAAIITVIVPGLLMLPIAKLTGLSFKAWAPPHMFRNSGNLAIPLFTYTFGELALPSAVLLFVVSACLHISLGVMLLSSGNPLKQMFKMPIFISAALALIINLSGFNVWPPFYEATALLGQAAVPVMLLSLGAQMCNLRLGGLKVGLLCTVQSLLTGAVAFAVIYWLIPLPTMQLQMMVLFTMLPPAVMNYLFAERLNIEPMTVASMVLFGNFFSILTLPLLLMFTLSLT; encoded by the coding sequence ATGTTTCACCAAGTCATCAGTATTCTGTTCCCTGTTTTTGCTTTAGCTTGTGCGGGTTATTTAGTCGGACGTTATATCAAACCAGATTTTCGGCCGATCAATCGCATCAACATGGATGTGTTTACTCCTGCATTGGTCTTTTCGTCTTTGGTCAGTATGCCTCTTGATATTGGGCAAGTCCCCCTACTACTGGCCGCAATTATTACTGTTATCGTTCCTGGATTACTCATGCTACCCATAGCCAAGTTAACAGGACTCTCTTTCAAAGCGTGGGCACCACCACATATGTTTAGAAATAGCGGAAACCTTGCAATTCCGTTGTTCACCTATACTTTTGGCGAGCTAGCTCTCCCTTCAGCAGTATTGTTGTTTGTGGTTTCTGCCTGTTTACATATCAGTTTGGGCGTGATGCTTCTAAGTAGTGGTAACCCATTGAAGCAAATGTTTAAAATGCCTATTTTTATCTCTGCTGCTTTAGCACTCATCATCAACCTTTCTGGATTCAACGTTTGGCCACCATTTTACGAAGCGACCGCTTTACTTGGACAAGCCGCTGTCCCTGTCATGCTGCTTTCTCTGGGCGCTCAGATGTGTAACTTAAGACTTGGTGGTTTGAAAGTAGGGTTGCTTTGTACAGTGCAGTCGTTGTTAACTGGTGCGGTCGCCTTTGCGGTAATTTATTGGCTTATCCCACTTCCAACCATGCAATTGCAAATGATGGTGCTATTTACAATGTTGCCACCAGCAGTGATGAATTATCTTTTTGCCGAACGATTGAACATAGAACCAATGACCGTCGCCTCTATGGTGCTATTTGGTAACTTCTTTAGCATTCTCACGCTACCATTACTGTTAATGTTTACGCTTTCATTAACATAA
- the ihfA gene encoding integration host factor subunit alpha: MALTKAELAENLFDKLGFSKRDAKETVEVFFEEIRKALESGEQVKLSGFGNFDLRDKNERPGRNPKTGEDIPITARRVVTFRPGQKLKARVENLKADQ, encoded by the coding sequence ATGGCGCTCACAAAAGCCGAACTTGCAGAAAACCTGTTTGATAAATTGGGATTTAGTAAACGGGACGCCAAGGAAACGGTGGAAGTGTTCTTTGAAGAAATTCGTAAGGCACTGGAAAGTGGCGAACAGGTAAAACTGTCAGGTTTTGGTAACTTCGATCTTCGTGATAAGAACGAACGACCTGGTCGTAACCCGAAAACTGGTGAAGATATTCCAATTACTGCTCGACGTGTCGTTACGTTCCGCCCGGGTCAGAAGTTGAAAGCTCGCGTAGAGAACTTAAAGGCAGACCAGTAA